One genomic region from Mangifera indica cultivar Alphonso chromosome 17, CATAS_Mindica_2.1, whole genome shotgun sequence encodes:
- the LOC123200306 gene encoding peroxidase 46-like isoform X2 — translation MEKIPLVFPPTAILYRLVTFVMVVLAPFPSSADLSFNFYAASCPSAEFVVRNTVRSATSVDPTIPGKLLRLVFHDCFVNGCDASVLIQGNGTERSDPANTSLGGFSVIDSAKRVLEIFCPGTVSCADILALAARDAVEAAGGPAFQIPTGRRDGRVSTAASVRSNIVDTSFTMNEIIKVFSSKGLSLDDLVVLSAHCSSFSDRFRVDSKGKRSLIDASLDGSYADVLMQKCPLGASSSVTVDNDPATSFIFDNQYYRNLMEHKGLLQSDSVLLTDKRTRIMVETFAIDQDSFFQSWGLSFLKLTSIEVKTGVEGEIRQTCSLSNG, via the exons ATGGAGAAAATACCACTTGTTTTTCCTCCTACGGCTATTCTATACAGACTTGTCACTTTTGTTATGGTCGTTCTTGCTCCTTTTCCTTCTTCTGCCGATCTCTCTTTCAACTTCTATGCTGCTTCGTGCCCTTCTGCTGAGTTCGTCGTTAGAAACACAGTGAGATCAGCCACCTCTGTTGACCCAACAATCCCTGGGAAGCTTCTTCGCCTGGTTTTCCATGACTGCTTTGTGAAC GGCTGTGATGCATCTGTGCTGATACAAGGAAATGGAACTGAGCGAAGTGATCCAGCGAACACCTCTCTTGGAGGGTTTTCAGTCATTGATTCAGCAAAGAGAGTTCTTGAAATATTCTGCCCTGGAACAGTTTCTTGTGCAGATATTCTGGCTTTGGCTGCAAGAGATGCTGTTGAAGCT GCTGGTGGACCAGCATTTCAGATTCCCACTGGTAGAAGAGATGGCAGAGTTTCCACAGCAGCAAGTGTCAGATCCAACATTGTAGACACAAGTTTTACCatgaatgaaattattaaagTCTTTTCCTCCAAAGGGTTGTCCCTCGATGACCTTGTTGTTCTATCAG CTCATTGCAGCTCGTTCAGTGATCGGTTTAGGGTGGACTCAAAGGGGAAACGCTCACTCATTGACGCATCTCTTGACGGGAGTTATGCGGATGTGCTAATGCAGAAGTGCCCTTTAGGAGCAAGCTCATCTGTAACAGTTGATAATGATCCTGCGACATCATTTATCTTCGATAACCAGTACTACCGAAATCTGATGGAGCATAAAGGGCTCCTTCAGTCAGATTCTGTTCTTTTAACTGATAAGAGAACAAGAATAATGGTGGAGACTTTTGCTATTGATCAAGACAGTTTTTTCCAGAGCTGGGGCCTGTCATTTCTGAAGCTTACTAGCATTGAAGTGAAGACTGGTGTGGAAGGGGAAATTAGACAAACTTGTTCACTCAGTAATGGTTGA
- the LOC123200306 gene encoding peroxidase 46-like isoform X1, which yields MEKIPLVFPPTAILYRLVTFVMVVLAPFPSSADLSFNFYAASCPSAEFVVRNTVRSATSVDPTIPGKLLRLVFHDCFVNGCDASVLIQGNGTERSDPANTSLGGFSVIDSAKRVLEIFCPGTVSCADILALAARDAVEAAGGPAFQIPTGRRDGRVSTAASVRSNIVDTSFTMNEIIKVFSSKGLSLDDLVVLSGAHTIGSAHCSSFSDRFRVDSKGKRSLIDASLDGSYADVLMQKCPLGASSSVTVDNDPATSFIFDNQYYRNLMEHKGLLQSDSVLLTDKRTRIMVETFAIDQDSFFQSWGLSFLKLTSIEVKTGVEGEIRQTCSLSNG from the exons ATGGAGAAAATACCACTTGTTTTTCCTCCTACGGCTATTCTATACAGACTTGTCACTTTTGTTATGGTCGTTCTTGCTCCTTTTCCTTCTTCTGCCGATCTCTCTTTCAACTTCTATGCTGCTTCGTGCCCTTCTGCTGAGTTCGTCGTTAGAAACACAGTGAGATCAGCCACCTCTGTTGACCCAACAATCCCTGGGAAGCTTCTTCGCCTGGTTTTCCATGACTGCTTTGTGAAC GGCTGTGATGCATCTGTGCTGATACAAGGAAATGGAACTGAGCGAAGTGATCCAGCGAACACCTCTCTTGGAGGGTTTTCAGTCATTGATTCAGCAAAGAGAGTTCTTGAAATATTCTGCCCTGGAACAGTTTCTTGTGCAGATATTCTGGCTTTGGCTGCAAGAGATGCTGTTGAAGCT GCTGGTGGACCAGCATTTCAGATTCCCACTGGTAGAAGAGATGGCAGAGTTTCCACAGCAGCAAGTGTCAGATCCAACATTGTAGACACAAGTTTTACCatgaatgaaattattaaagTCTTTTCCTCCAAAGGGTTGTCCCTCGATGACCTTGTTGTTCTATCAG GAGCTCACACAATCGGATCAGCTCATTGCAGCTCGTTCAGTGATCGGTTTAGGGTGGACTCAAAGGGGAAACGCTCACTCATTGACGCATCTCTTGACGGGAGTTATGCGGATGTGCTAATGCAGAAGTGCCCTTTAGGAGCAAGCTCATCTGTAACAGTTGATAATGATCCTGCGACATCATTTATCTTCGATAACCAGTACTACCGAAATCTGATGGAGCATAAAGGGCTCCTTCAGTCAGATTCTGTTCTTTTAACTGATAAGAGAACAAGAATAATGGTGGAGACTTTTGCTATTGATCAAGACAGTTTTTTCCAGAGCTGGGGCCTGTCATTTCTGAAGCTTACTAGCATTGAAGTGAAGACTGGTGTGGAAGGGGAAATTAGACAAACTTGTTCACTCAGTAATGGTTGA
- the LOC123201016 gene encoding eukaryotic translation initiation factor 3 subunit B-like, producing MGDVLIMNQTEELASRLGIDLIQVDLDSIHVLPGENCGIVSDDEDVYEDDQMELDSGFGNVIVVDNLPVVPQEKFEKLEAVIRKIYSQIGVIKEDGLWMPRDPETKKTLGYCFIEYNTSQEAELAKEKTNGYKLDKAHIFSVNMFDDFDKFMKVPNEWAPPEYKPYTPGENLQQWLMDEKARDQFVIRAGTDTEVLWNDARHLKPEPVYKRTYWTESFVQWSPLGTYLATVHRQGAAVWGGAATFNRLMRYAHPQVKLIDFSPGEKYLVTYSSHEPSNPRDANRVVLNIFDVRTGKVMRDFKGSADEYAVGGTGGVAGVSWPVFRWGGGKDKYFAKLGKNAISVYETETFTLIDKKSLKVENVMDFSWSPTDPILALFVPELGGGNQPARVSLVQIPSKEELRQKNLFSVSDCKMYWQSNGDYLAVKVDRYTKTKRSTYTGFELFRIKERDIPIEVLELDNKNDKIIAFAWEPKGNRFAVIHGDSPRPDISFYTMKTTSNTSRVSKLTTLKGKQANALFWSPSGRYIVLAGLKGFNGQLEFYNVDELETMATAEHFMATDIEWDPTGRYVATSVTSVHEMENGFNIWSFNGKLLYRILKDHFYQFLWRPRSPSFLSPEKEEEIAKNLKKYSKKYEAEDQDVSLQLSEQEREKRRALKDEWEKWVSKWKRLHEEEKLERQGLRDGEAGDEEEEYEAKEIEVEEVVDVSEEVVSFDD from the exons ATGGGGGACGTTTTGATTATGAACCAGACGGAGGAGCTGGCTTCTCGTCTCGGTATCGATCTCATTCAAGTTGATCTCGATTCTATTCATGTCCTACCTGGCGAAAACTGTGGCATCGTTAG TGACGATGAGGATGTATACGAAGATGATCAGATGGAACTTGATTCTGGATTTGGTAATGTTATTGTTGTTGATAATCTACCTGTTGTTCCTCAAGAAAAGTTTGAGAAGCTTGAGGCTGTTATTCGCAAGATCTATAGTCAGATTGGTGTTATTAAGGAAGACGGATTATGGATGCCCAGAGATCCTGAAACCAAGAAGACGCTAGGTTACTGCTTCATTGAGTATAACACGTCACAG GAAGCTGAACTTGCAAAGGAAAAAACCAATGGGTACAAGTTGGACAAGGCACATATTTTTTCCGTGAATATGTTTGATGACTTTGATAAGTTTATGAAAGTTCCAAATGAGTGGGCCCCGCCAGAATATAAGCCATACACACCAGgg GAGAATCTCCAACAGTGGCTCATGGATGAAAAAGCCCGAGATCAGTTTGTGATACGTGCTGGCACTGATACTGAGGTTTTATGGAATGATGCAAGACACTTGAAGCCTGAGCCCGTTTACAAGCGCACT TACTGGACCGAAAGTTTTGTGCAGTGGTCACCACTAGGAACTTACCTTGCCACAGTTCACAGGCAAGGTGCTGCTGTTTGGGGAGGTGCTGCGACTTTCAATCGTTTAATGCGTTATGCTCATCCTCAG GTTAAACTGATTGATTTTTCTCCTGGTGAGAAATATTTGGTTACCTATAGCAGCCACGAACCTAGTAATCCTCGTGATGCAAAT agggTTGTTTTAAACATATTTGATGTGAGAACTGGTAAAGTGATGAGAGATTTTAAGGGAAGCGCTGATGAGTATGCAGTTGGAGGAACAGGAGGTGTTGCAGGAGTGTCTTGGCCTGTTTTCAG ATGGGGTGGTGGGAAAGATAAGTATTTTGCCAAACTTGGAAAAAATGCAATCTCAGTCTATGAAACTGAGACCTTCACCCTTATTGACAAGAAATCTTTGAAGGTTGAAAATGTTATGGACTTCAGCTGGTCCCCAACTGATCCTATTCTTGCACTGTTTGTTCCTGAGCTGGGTGGTGGAAACCAGCCTGCTAGG GTGAGTCTTGTCCAAATCCCAAGTAAAGAGGAGTTGAGGCAGAAGAACCTTTTCAGTGTCAGTGACTGTAAGATGTACTGGCAAAGCAATGGAGACTATCTTGCTGTCAAGGTTGATCGCTATACAAAAACCAAAAGAAGCACATATACTGGCTTTGAGTTATTCCGAATTAAAGAAAGAGACATACCCATTGAGGTTTTAGAGCTTGACAATAAGAATGACAAGATCATTGCCTTTGCTTGGGAGCCAAAGGGTAACAGATTTGCAGTTATTCATGGTGATAGTCCAAGGCCTGATATTAGTTTTTACACCATGAAAACCACAAGCAATACTAGCCGGGTATCAAAGCTCACTACTCTCAAGGGCAAACAGGCAAATGCTCTTTTTTGGTCACCATCTGGCCGTTACATAGTTCTGGCTGGACTCAAAGGTTTCAATGGTCAGTTGGAATTTTACAATGTTGATGAGCTTGAAACAATGGCAACAGCTGAACATTTTATGGCCACAGATATAGAATGGGATCCTACCGGAAG GTATGTTGCAACTTCTGTGACTTCAGTTCATGAGATGGAAAATGGTTTCAATATATGGTCCTTCAATGGCAAGCTACTTTATAGGATTCTGAAGGATCACTTTTACCAG TTCTTGTGGCGGCCAAGATCACCATCTTTCTTAAGTcctgagaaagaagaagaaattgccaagaatttgaagaaatataGCAAGAAGTATGAGGCAGAGGACCAGGATGTGTCATTGCAATTGAGTGAGCAGGAGCGTGAGAAGCGGAGGGCATTGAAGGATGAATGGGAGAAGTGGGTCAGCAAGTGGAAACGTTTACATGAGGAAGAGAAATTAGAAAGACAGGGGCTGAGGGACGGGGAAGCCGGTGACGAAGAAGAGGAATACGAAGCTAAAGAAATTGAAGTTGAGGAGGTGGTGGATGTTTCAGAGGAGGTTGTCTCTTTCGACGACTGA
- the LOC123200921 gene encoding protein TIC 55, chloroplastic-like gives MIMALSLHPFVSPHSTSLFKSLLNFPPPKLTANVTLHRNLKSSTTLRTSSFPRCQALADISNPTSGSVEEDEDHQVLVDPSSEEERRGERLVADYDWTEEWYPLYLTKDVPDDAPLGLTVFDKQIVLYKDDNGELRCFQDRCPHRLAKLSEGQLVDGRLECLYHGWQFEGEGKCVKIPQLPANAKIPKSACVSVYQVKESQGVVWVWMSQKTPPNFGKIPWFENFARPGFQDTSTIHELPYDHSILLENLMDPAHIPISHDRTDWTAKREDAQPLLFKVTERSDRGFAGWWGKESDGSMPNFLRFEAPCVLQNNREFVGKDGVKHYFTGLFLCRPTGQGKSMLIVRFGATIRSPLSKILPQWYFHQNASKVFEQDMGFLSSQNEVLMKEKVPTKQLYLNLRSLDTWVAEYRKWMDKVGHGMPYHFGHSTISLPKQPAVVEHAPAGLVAGVSASSPAKGGLGTMHAPNTANRYFRHVIHCKNCSSVVKAFYTWKNGLVAAALAFSALAILATGRQWRTFFVVSATLCLTGIYACSTAIAMNTTNFIRTHRRL, from the exons ATGATCATGGCTCTGTCATTGCACCCATTTGTTTCTCCCCACTCCACTTCCCTCTTCAAATCCCTCCTCAACTTCCCTCCACCAAAACTCACTGCAAACGTAACCCTCCACAGAAATCTCAAATCATCAACTACTCTGAGAACCAGCAGCTTCCCAAGATGCCAAGCACTGGCTGATATAAGTAATCCTACCAGTGGTAGTGTGGAGGAAGATGAAGATCACCAGGTTCTTGTGGATCCTTCCAGTGAAGAGGAAAGGAGAGGAGAAAGATTAGTGGCAGACTATGATTGGACTGAAGAATGGTACCCGCTTTACCTCACTAAAGATGTCCCAGATGATGCCCCTTTAGGCCTCACCGTGTTTGATAAGCAAATAGTCTTGTACAAAGATGACAATGGGGAGCTTCGTTGTTTTCAAGATCGCTGCCCCCACAG GTTGGCGAAACTTTCTGAGGGGCAGTTGGTTGATGGAAGACTTGAATGTTTGTATCATGGTTGGCAATTTGAAGGTGAGGGTAAATGTGTTAAGATACCTCAGCTTCCGGCGAATGCCAAAATTCCAAAATCAGCTTGTGTTTCAGTTTATCAAGTGAAGGAATCACAAGGAGTTGTGTGGGTGTGGATGTCACAGAAGACACCTCCAAACTTTGGTAAAATTCCCTGGTTTGAGAATTTTGCAAGGCCAGGCTTTCAAGACACTTCAACCATCCATGAGCTTCCTTACGATCACTCTATACTCCTAGAGAACCTGATGGATCCTGCTCATATTCCCATCTCACATGATAGGACAGACTGGACTGCGAAAAGAGAAGACGCACAACCGCTCCTTTTCAAGGTGACTGAACGATCAGACCGCGGATTTGCAGGCTGGTGGGGGAAGGAATCAGATGgctccatgccaaacttcttacGGTTTGAAGCACCTTGTGTTCTTCAGAATAACAGAGAATTTGTTGGCAAGGATGGTGTGAAGCATTACTTCACAGGGCTCTTCCTTTGTAGACCAACAGGACAGGGAAAGTCCATGCTTATTGTAAGATTTGGAGCTACAATAAGATCACCATTGTCAAAGATTTTACCACAATGGTATTTCCATCAGAATGCAAGTAAGGTTTTTGAGCAAGATATGGGGTTTCTGTCATCCCAAAATGAGgttttaatgaaagaaaaagtgcCCACAAAGCAATTGTATCTTAACTTAAGGTCTTTAGATACATGGGTTGCTGAATACAGGAAATGGATGGACAAAGTTGGCCATGGAATGCCTTACCATTTTGGGCACAGCACCATTTCTCTGCCTAAACAGCCTGCTGTGGTGGAACATGCACCGGCTGGGCTTGTTGCAGGAGTTTCAGCTTCTTCACCAGCCAAGGGCGGCCTGGGAACAATGCATGCTCCGAATACAGCAAATCGATACTTTCGACATGTGATACATTGCAAGAATTGCAGCAGTGTTGTCAAAGCTTTCTATACTTGGAAAAATGGACTTGTGGCAGCGGCTCTTGCTTTTTCAGCACTGGCTATTCTAGCTACGGGAAGGCAATGGAGGACCTTCTTTGTGGTCTCTGCAACCTTATGTTTGACTGGAATTTATGCTTGCTCAACTGCAATTGCAATGAACACTACAAACTTCATAAGAACACACAGGAGATTGTGA